From Natator depressus isolate rNatDep1 chromosome 7, rNatDep2.hap1, whole genome shotgun sequence, the proteins below share one genomic window:
- the BATF2 gene encoding basic leucine zipper transcriptional factor ATF-like 2, translated as MHVHSMERFGTNPLSQSSTSCLSEDSQDGNILMPGVNSLEEKKLKRRQKNRAAAQRSRQKHTEKADELHQQHEKLEQDNTALKKEIETLKEELKYWTQMLKNHESTCPDMLTPSLPTQTPILHWLAEELNQGIQ; from the exons ATGCATGTCCACAGCATGGAGCGGTTTGGGACTAACCCTCTGTCCCAGAGCAGCACTAGCTGCCTCTCTGAGGACTCGCAGGATGGGAATATACTAATGCCTGGAGTG AATTCTTTGGAAGAAAAGAAGCTGAAAAGACGTCAAAAGAATCGGGCAGCTGCCCAGAGGAGCCGACAGAAACACACGGAGAAGGCGGATGAGCTCCATCAG CAACATGAGAAGCTGGAGCAGGATAACACAGCCCTGAAGAAGGAGATTGAGACCCTGAAGGAGGAGCTGAAGTACTGGACTCAAATGCTCAAGAACCATGAATCCACTTGCCCAGACATGCTGACTCCCTCCTTGCCAACACAGACCCCCATTCTGCActggctggctgaggagctgAACCAGGGGATACAGTGA
- the LOC141990595 gene encoding uncharacterized protein LOC141990595, whose product MAPCCGVCVGDSREHCRLEVQPPAMVKIFVGGVSPSVTVDELKKLFEQYGQVNECDILKNFAFVHMEKEDEAHKAISELHKQEFYGAHLTVEYATSKIRNATKIYVGNVSSKATTAQIKELFEKFGKVVECDIVKNYAFVHMAKEREAMDAILNLNDMPLEDQKIFVTLSKSNNSLKTTKGTSVPPPTPPSYYFPRGRIPPPPPPYTPYVPRSWYDREYYDRYAYELYDRAMTARTAYERALPPPPSTPTAYRERSPVGRRTTAAVAQYTDPYAAAAAAQTYSQVYNQTGYAAVAAAAAAAATYSQYSMGATYSAGEYYEKYSNSYATQYAQTY is encoded by the exons ATGGCCCCGTGCTG TGGAGTTTGCGTGGGTGATTCCCGAGAGCATTGCAGGCTGGAAGTGCAGCCTCCCGCCATGGTGAAGATCTTTGTGGGAGGGGTCTCCCCTTCTGTCACAGTGGATGAGCTGAAGAAGCTCTTTGAGCAGTATGGACAGGTGAATGAGTGTGACATCCTGAAGAATTTCGCCTTTGTGCACATGGAGAAGGAGGACGAGGCCCACAAGGCCATCAGCGAGCTGCACAAGCAGGAGTTCTACGGGGCCCACCTGACGGTGGAGTACGCCACCTCCAAGATCCGTAACGCCACCAAGATCTATGTGGGCAATGTGTCCAGCAAGGCCACGACAGCACAGATCAAGGAGCTCTTTGAGAAGTTTGGCAAGGTGGTGGAGTGCGACATCGTCAAGAACTATGCCTTTGTCCACATGGCCAAGGAGAGGGAAGCCATGGATGCCATCTTGAACCTCAACGACATGCCTCTGGAGGACCAGAAGATCTTTGTAACGCTGTCCAAGAGCAACAACTCGCTCAAGACAACCAAGGGGACCTCTGTGCCACCTCCAACCCCCCCCAGCTACTACTTTCCCAGGGGGCGCATCCCCCCGCCACCACCTCCATATACCCCCTATGTGCCCCGATCTTGGTATGACCGGGAATATTATGACCGCTATGCCTATGAGCTCTACGACCGGGCGATGACTGCCAGGACGGCATACGAGAGGGCCCTGCCACCTCCGCCCTCTACCCCCACCGCATACAGAGAGAGGAGCCCTGTGGGCAGGCGGACGACCGCTGCGGTGGCCCAATATACTGATCCTTACGCTGCCGCGGCTGCCGCCCAGACATACAGCCAAGTGTACAACCAAACGGGTTATGCAGCAGTGGCGGCTGCAGCCGCAGCAGCAGCTACCTACTCCCAGTACAGCATGGGTGCCACCTACAGTGCAGGGGAGTACTATGAGAAATACAGCAACAGCTATGCCACTCAATATGCCCAGACGTACTAA